A genomic stretch from Edaphobacter aggregans includes:
- a CDS encoding TolB family protein, whose protein sequence is MWSRTVAVLLFCVGVNLFAVSQHETMFLDVDAYQPVPSPDGKLVAYVLTGMKRDGTAGMGRSHLRSNVAFADREGNHLRDPNVEGFLGEWLPDSSAISSYRDWRFSLVTPEGSQKNGAMPQTHTPNSPFGAERAQYIPAFNGFVWIEYSGPTTYLETINGPVATFDRWFQNEALIVPSPDGRYLAIGDLRGQNFWTYDIGKNTWKDLGPFSVHPDPNWDYIKPNWNPWFSDSVHLALFSGSSLYTIRADGTDRRELWPTKNAGLPVPSPDGKSIAYVTFAPRLAQHRTDLEFWGGSTIWVISTEGGAPRQVTLPSKDETYDLRWLTNSSLIFDRIGEGLFNPHARIWTVPLGSE, encoded by the coding sequence ATGTGGTCACGCACAGTTGCGGTCCTCCTGTTTTGCGTGGGCGTCAATCTGTTCGCAGTCTCCCAGCACGAGACAATGTTCCTCGACGTAGACGCCTACCAACCCGTTCCCAGCCCCGATGGCAAGCTCGTCGCCTATGTGCTTACTGGGATGAAGAGGGACGGAACCGCAGGCATGGGACGCTCCCATCTACGCTCCAACGTCGCGTTCGCCGACCGAGAAGGAAACCATCTCCGCGATCCAAATGTCGAAGGCTTTCTCGGAGAGTGGTTGCCAGATAGCAGCGCTATCTCCAGCTATCGCGATTGGCGCTTCAGCCTCGTAACTCCGGAAGGCTCGCAGAAAAATGGCGCAATGCCTCAAACGCATACGCCCAACTCGCCATTTGGAGCAGAACGTGCGCAATATATTCCCGCCTTCAATGGTTTTGTCTGGATTGAGTATTCAGGTCCAACTACGTATCTGGAAACAATCAACGGGCCGGTGGCGACCTTCGACAGATGGTTTCAGAATGAAGCCTTGATCGTCCCCTCTCCTGATGGACGATATCTTGCAATAGGCGACTTGAGAGGTCAAAACTTTTGGACCTACGACATCGGAAAAAACACATGGAAAGATCTCGGACCATTTTCGGTCCATCCTGATCCGAACTGGGACTACATCAAACCAAATTGGAATCCATGGTTCTCCGATAGCGTTCACCTCGCGCTCTTCTCTGGTTCTTCTCTCTACACCATCCGAGCCGACGGAACGGATCGCCGCGAGCTCTGGCCAACTAAAAATGCCGGCCTGCCAGTTCCGTCGCCGGACGGAAAATCGATCGCATACGTCACTTTTGCTCCTCGCTTGGCACAGCACAGGACCGATCTAGAGTTCTGGGGCGGATCCACAATATGGGTCATCTCAACCGAGGGAGGAGCGCCACGACAAGTCACCCTCCCATCCAAAGATGAGACCTACGACCTCCGTTGGCTGACAAATTCGTCACTCATCTTCGATCGGATAGGCGAAGGGTTGTTCAATCCGCATGCGCGAATCTGGACCGTTCCCCTTGGATCCGAATGA
- a CDS encoding DUF2490 domain-containing protein: MTVRRTVCVIAVLCTFVWAVPVGAQQQQQKPEDPEDEKQIGLWLDQGVSTGLSANKSLDLEFHERFDEGGSNLYEYFVQGGVAFRLRPWITLIPIYRYQRFPGNPNITYENRLQFNVTLSTSHSPWRPTLRTLIEGRFVDNQSASARLRFRPGIDYTLPLRVARPPVLVVSNEFFIVPGNNPFANGGSSYTQNRFQVGVRLPIADSFSVRPYYLLQSVNLPSGWDTNEIFGISLALRIPGKTK; encoded by the coding sequence ATGACAGTGCGGCGTACGGTCTGCGTCATTGCGGTGCTGTGCACTTTTGTCTGGGCTGTCCCAGTCGGTGCCCAGCAGCAACAACAGAAGCCCGAAGATCCCGAAGATGAGAAGCAGATAGGGCTCTGGCTCGATCAGGGAGTATCCACCGGCCTTTCAGCGAATAAATCTCTGGATCTCGAATTCCATGAGCGGTTTGACGAGGGAGGGTCCAACCTCTATGAGTACTTCGTTCAAGGCGGCGTTGCCTTTCGTCTGCGGCCCTGGATCACGTTGATACCGATTTATCGTTACCAGCGCTTTCCAGGAAATCCCAATATTACTTACGAAAACAGATTGCAATTCAATGTCACGTTGAGCACATCCCACAGCCCCTGGCGGCCGACCCTGCGCACCCTCATCGAGGGACGGTTTGTCGATAACCAATCTGCTTCAGCACGCCTTCGATTTCGCCCCGGCATCGACTACACCTTGCCGCTTCGCGTGGCGCGGCCTCCGGTACTCGTGGTGAGCAATGAGTTTTTCATCGTTCCGGGAAACAATCCCTTCGCCAACGGCGGCAGCAGCTACACTCAGAACCGCTTCCAGGTGGGAGTACGACTGCCCATCGCCGATTCATTCTCTGTTCGGCCTTACTACTTATTACAGTCAGTTAACCTGCCCAGTGGCTGGGATACAAACGAAATCTTTGGTATCTCGCTAGCCCTCAGGATTCCGGGCAAAACCAAGTGA